A single genomic interval of Wolbachia endosymbiont of Diaphorina citri harbors:
- a CDS encoding glycine zipper family protein: protein MDKKTKEELILVGILMGMNISIGVLVGLGPSFAILSPSIIGGIVAAVSTILSIAYLTYCDYKEDKVNRECIFPIFCMGVTSTAIGIGLGAAIGAIFPGVMLNTGSAVLMGATIGIIAPITGLIVGNMIVEPMIKKINHYIIEPVIEKIKECFSSKEA, encoded by the coding sequence ATGGATAAAAAAACTAAAGAAGAGTTAATCCTTGTTGGAATATTAATGGGAATGAATATTTCAATAGGAGTGCTTGTAGGTCTTGGTCCAAGTTTCGCAATTTTATCACCTTCCATTATAGGTGGAATTGTTGCTGCTGTTTCTACAATATTATCTATCGCATACCTTACATATTGTGATTATAAGGAAGATAAAGTAAATCGAGAATGCATTTTCCCTATATTTTGTATGGGCGTTACTAGCACTGCAATCGGGATTGGTCTTGGTGCAGCTATAGGTGCTATTTTTCCTGGTGTAATGTTAAATACAGGATCAGCAGTTTTGATGGGTGCGACAATAGGAATTATTGCCCCAATTACAGGCCTTATTGTTGGAAATATGATTGTAGAACCTATGATTAAGAAAATAAATCACTACATTATAGAGCCGGTAATTGAAAAAATAAAAGAATGCTTTTCTTCAAAGGAAGCATAA
- a CDS encoding dicarboxylate/amino acid:cation symporter has protein sequence MRKLAILFSILFAIIAYYLNNEVIFEIAKLFSDIFISLLKLISLPLVFLSIVSTISGLKDSIEIKVLLKKTLFYTLFTTIVAAFVALSFYLFIDPVRKNFISNTIESVSDSNHNYFSYLKSLIPSNFVQVFLENNVIGSILIAFLMGGAIISLSKEKQDILHQIFSALFDTLLKIAQGLLKFIPLAVWSFITCFLYELKGGSEFHSLFWYFACIMSANFVQAFVILPLLMWYKGISPIQTMKGVMPALTLAFFSKSSSATLPTTIDCVQNQLKVPKKLSSFILPICTTINMNACAAFILITVMFVAEMNGHTFSLSEMFIWIFLATGAAIGNAGVPMGCYFMATSYLVSMNVPLYIMGLILPIYTIIDMFETAINVWSDICITQIINKEFQTQE, from the coding sequence ATGCGCAAACTTGCAATACTCTTTTCTATACTGTTTGCGATAATTGCTTACTATTTAAACAATGAAGTAATATTTGAAATAGCAAAGCTATTTAGCGATATATTCATCAGTCTGTTGAAATTGATTAGCTTACCTTTAGTTTTTCTATCTATAGTGTCCACAATTTCAGGGCTTAAAGACTCAATTGAAATTAAAGTATTACTTAAGAAGACGCTGTTTTACACGCTGTTTACAACAATTGTAGCTGCATTTGTTGCGTTATCTTTCTATTTATTCATAGACCCAGTAAGAAAAAATTTCATAAGTAACACAATAGAAAGTGTGAGTGACAGCAACCACAATTACTTCTCATACTTAAAATCACTCATTCCATCAAATTTTGTGCAAGTTTTTCTTGAAAATAACGTTATTGGCAGCATATTGATTGCTTTTTTGATGGGTGGAGCTATTATTTCGCTCTCAAAAGAAAAACAGGATATATTACACCAAATATTCTCTGCACTGTTTGATACACTTCTTAAAATTGCTCAAGGGTTGTTAAAGTTTATTCCTCTTGCTGTATGGTCTTTTATCACATGTTTTTTATACGAGTTAAAAGGTGGCAGCGAATTCCATAGTCTTTTTTGGTATTTTGCTTGCATAATGTCTGCAAATTTCGTGCAAGCATTTGTGATTTTGCCACTACTCATGTGGTATAAAGGTATATCACCAATTCAAACGATGAAAGGTGTTATGCCAGCACTTACACTTGCGTTTTTTTCTAAATCATCTAGTGCAACGCTGCCTACAACCATAGACTGTGTGCAAAATCAGCTAAAAGTGCCAAAGAAATTGTCATCTTTTATTCTACCAATATGTACAACTATCAATATGAATGCGTGTGCTGCATTTATTTTGATTACAGTGATGTTTGTTGCAGAGATGAATGGGCACACATTTTCCTTAAGTGAGATGTTCATATGGATTTTTTTAGCTACAGGAGCTGCAATTGGTAACGCTGGAGTGCCGATGGGGTGCTATTTTATGGCAACTAGTTATTTGGTATCAATGAATGTTCCTTTGTACATTATGGGATTGATTTTGCCTATTTATACAATCATTGATATGTTTGAAACTGCAATAAATGTGTGGTCTGATATCTGTATAACGCAGATAATTAATAAAGAATTTCAAACTCAAGAATGA
- the pyrE gene encoding orotate phosphoribosyltransferase produces the protein MILDNTIIKEFEEVGAILHGHFVLSSGLHSNTYIQCAKIFENPSRAMNVCELLANKIRKELIEPIDLILSPAIGGIIVGYEIGRQLGIRTIFCERVNGKFELRRGFEIKQGEKILLIEDVITTGKSSLEAVKCGEEKGGKVVAEASLIKRSSETKLPFSVISLIELNIQNYSEKELPSELKQLPIMKPGSREYLTK, from the coding sequence ATGATATTAGATAATACAATAATAAAAGAATTTGAAGAGGTTGGTGCGATTTTGCACGGACATTTTGTACTCTCGTCAGGGCTGCACAGCAACACTTACATACAATGCGCTAAAATTTTTGAAAATCCAAGCAGAGCAATGAACGTTTGTGAGCTATTGGCGAATAAAATAAGAAAAGAGCTTATTGAACCCATAGATTTAATACTATCTCCTGCGATTGGTGGAATAATCGTGGGTTATGAGATTGGTAGACAGCTTGGAATCCGAACAATATTTTGCGAACGTGTTAATGGTAAATTTGAATTACGCCGTGGATTTGAGATTAAACAAGGTGAGAAAATCTTACTAATTGAAGATGTGATTACCACAGGTAAATCTTCACTTGAAGCAGTAAAATGTGGAGAAGAGAAGGGAGGTAAAGTTGTTGCTGAAGCTTCTTTGATAAAGAGAAGTAGTGAGACAAAACTACCTTTTTCTGTTATATCTTTGATTGAACTAAACATTCAAAACTATAGCGAGAAAGAACTGCCAAGTGAATTAAAACAATTACCTATAATGAAACCTGGAAGTAGAGAATATTTAACAAAGTAA
- the ligA gene encoding NAD-dependent DNA ligase LigA has product MTDLEKMREKLQNQINYHNILYYQKSKPEISDAEYDELKKKLAAIEPEAYATQDSVGAPPDERFSKVEHQEPMLSLENAYDEQGVEKFLSKIKRFLIADEIEILCEPKIDGLSFSAIYEDGKFVKAATRGDGFVGEDVTHNVATIKGFPKFLQDVQGRLEVRGEIYISNSNFLKLNENNEFANPRNAAAGSLKQLNANITAKRPLRYFAYSLIGGIEKSQSEVLDRLEELGFYVNEHRFLTSSLNGMLKFYNEIYDYRYNLDYDIDGIVYKVNDLVLQSRLGSTHKAPRSALAYKFSAVYAKTKLNKIFIQVGRTGVLTPVADLVPVNIGGVLVSRASLHNQDEIKRKDIREGDVVTIKRAGDVIPQIVKVDEGSRHANMPEFVFPDICPECGSKVQIEGVAVRCPKEFNCKAQIVEKLKHFVSKDAFDIVGLGEKQIKFFYDLELIRQIPDIFILEERLKEFSLKEHHGWGEKSIANLLSAIQSRRVISLDRFIFSLGIRFIGQVAAELLANYYVSYDNWYNSMSSNDVELVGIDGIGEKVAESLKSFFSQERNIKMLNDLTAYLQILPVSSNSSDSFLNNKIIVFTGKLRAMSRGEAKVRAKVLGAKISSSLSTKTDYLIAGEDPGSKYKKAMELGVEILDEEQWNKLC; this is encoded by the coding sequence ATGACTGACTTGGAAAAGATGAGAGAAAAACTGCAAAATCAAATTAATTATCATAATATCTTATATTATCAAAAAAGTAAGCCAGAGATAAGTGATGCTGAATATGATGAACTGAAAAAAAAGTTAGCTGCAATAGAGCCAGAAGCTTATGCAACACAAGATAGTGTTGGTGCTCCGCCTGATGAGAGATTTTCTAAGGTGGAACATCAAGAACCTATGCTTTCTCTTGAGAATGCTTATGATGAACAAGGTGTAGAAAAATTTTTGTCTAAAATAAAGAGATTTTTAATTGCAGATGAAATAGAGATATTATGTGAGCCAAAAATTGATGGATTGTCATTTTCTGCAATTTATGAAGATGGGAAATTTGTTAAAGCTGCAACTCGAGGTGACGGTTTTGTAGGAGAGGATGTAACTCACAATGTTGCAACAATAAAAGGCTTTCCTAAGTTTTTACAAGATGTGCAAGGAAGACTAGAAGTAAGGGGTGAAATATATATCAGTAACAGCAACTTTTTAAAGTTAAATGAAAATAATGAATTCGCTAATCCTCGAAATGCAGCTGCTGGTTCTTTAAAGCAATTGAATGCGAACATTACAGCAAAAAGGCCTCTTAGATATTTTGCTTATTCTTTAATTGGTGGAATAGAGAAAAGTCAAAGTGAGGTACTAGATAGACTTGAGGAACTTGGCTTTTATGTAAATGAGCATCGCTTCTTAACAAGTAGTTTGAATGGAATGCTAAAGTTCTATAACGAGATCTATGATTATCGTTATAACTTGGATTATGATATCGATGGGATAGTCTATAAAGTGAATGATTTGGTGCTACAAAGTCGTCTGGGAAGTACACACAAAGCGCCACGCTCAGCGCTTGCATATAAATTTTCTGCGGTTTATGCAAAGACAAAGTTAAATAAAATATTTATACAGGTGGGTAGAACGGGGGTTTTAACTCCAGTTGCAGATTTAGTACCAGTCAATATTGGTGGAGTATTAGTTAGCAGAGCAAGTCTACATAACCAAGATGAGATAAAACGTAAAGATATAAGAGAGGGAGATGTTGTAACAATTAAAAGGGCTGGGGATGTAATTCCTCAAATTGTCAAAGTAGATGAAGGTTCTCGTCATGCAAATATGCCTGAATTTGTGTTTCCTGACATATGTCCTGAATGTGGTAGTAAAGTGCAGATTGAAGGAGTTGCAGTAAGATGTCCTAAAGAATTTAATTGCAAGGCTCAAATAGTAGAAAAACTAAAACATTTTGTGTCAAAAGATGCATTTGACATTGTTGGCCTTGGTGAAAAACAAATAAAGTTTTTTTATGACCTGGAACTAATAAGACAAATTCCAGACATTTTTATTTTAGAGGAAAGATTAAAAGAGTTTTCCTTAAAAGAGCATCATGGTTGGGGCGAGAAGTCAATAGCTAATCTATTAAGTGCTATACAAAGCAGAAGAGTAATCTCTCTAGATAGGTTCATATTTTCTTTGGGTATCAGATTTATCGGCCAAGTTGCAGCAGAATTGCTCGCAAATTATTATGTATCTTATGATAACTGGTATAATTCGATGTCATCAAATGATGTTGAGTTGGTAGGTATAGATGGTATAGGAGAAAAAGTAGCTGAATCTTTAAAATCGTTTTTTTCTCAGGAACGTAACATTAAAATGTTAAATGATCTTACTGCATATCTGCAAATTCTTCCCGTGAGCTCCAACTCTAGCGATTCTTTTTTGAATAACAAAATTATAGTGTTTACTGGTAAGCTACGTGCTATGAGCAGAGGGGAGGCAAAAGTAAGAGCTAAAGTTTTAGGGGCAAAGATCAGTTCAAGCCTTTCTACTAAAACTGACTATTTAATTGCAGGAGAAGATCCGGGTTCAAAATATAAAAAAGCAATGGAATTGGGTGTGGAAATTTTAGATGAAGAACAGTGGAACAAATTGTGCTAA